Proteins from a genomic interval of Lolium perenne isolate Kyuss_39 chromosome 1, Kyuss_2.0, whole genome shotgun sequence:
- the LOC127322471 gene encoding rop guanine nucleotide exchange factor 7 → MARGGGGGGAAEEEEEEEEMAVSETLTADSVDEERRRGSSSSASSVAASSESYCPPDEWQQVAIKTCVTDDAMPKPPPGEKKPPPAGDACAERHRAPELELMKERFSKLLLGEDMSGSGKGVCTALAISNAITNLCATIFGQLWRLEPLAPEKKAMWRREMDWLLCVSDHIVELVPTWQTFPDGTRLEIMTSRPRSDLYINLPALRKLDHMLLETLESFRDTEFWYVDQGICAPDCDGSASFRRPVHRRDEKWWLPVPRLAPGGLREATRTQLEHKRDCANQILKAAMAINSNALAEMDVPDSYHDSLPKNGRATLGDIIYRYITSEQFSPDCLLDCLDLSSEYQAVEIANRVEASIYVWRRRGTAAGRSAGTKSSWGIVKEMIMDTEKRGDLLAERAEGLLISLKQRFPGLTQTSLDMSKIQYNKDVGKSILESYSRVLESLASNIIARIDDLLYVDELTKQTDQPPAGAKVSSCKNSKAVNAPLPAYPVPVSGTAYATPSFSPAQLSSPSKIGRALLVDRRAHHGRASKRSLLAVADHGGGAEVKGMLVTSAVFDAPLATEL, encoded by the exons AtggcgagaggaggaggaggaggaggcgcggccgaggaggaagaggaggaggaggagatggcggtgagcGAGACGCTCACGGCGGACTCCGTCGACGAGGAGCGCCGCCGCGGGAGCAGCTCCAGCGCCAGCTCCGTGGCCGCCTCCAGCGAGTCCTACTGCCCGCCCGACGAGTGGCAGCAGGTCGCCATCAAGACCTGCGTCACCGACGACGCCATGCCCAAGCCGCCGCCCGGCGAGAAGAAGCCGCCGCCCGCCGGCGACGCGTGCGCCGAGCGGCACAGAGCCCCAG AGCTGGAGCTGATGAAGGAGCGGTTCTCGAAGCTGCTGCTGGGCGAGGACATGTCCGGGAGCGGCAAGGGCGTCTGCACCGCGCTCGCCATCTCCAACGCCATCACCAACCTCTGCG CGACGATTTTCGGGCAGCTGTGGAGGCTGGAGCCgctggcgccggagaagaaggccATGTGGCGGCGGGAGATGGACTGGCTGCTCTGCGTCAGCGACCACATTGTCGAGCTCGTGCCCACATGGCAGACCTTCCCTGACGGGACGAGGCTTGAG ATCATGACGAGCAGGCCCCGATCCGATCTGTACATCAATCTGCCGGCGCTCCGGAAGCTAGACCACATGCTGCTC GAAACACTGGAGAGTTTCAGGGACACCGAGTTTTGGTACGTCGACCAGGGGATATGCGCGCCGGACTGCGACGGTTCAGCCTCGTTCCGGAGGCCGGTCCACCGCCGTGACGAGAAGTGGTGGCTGCCCGTGCCTCGACTGGCCCCCGGCGGCCTCCGCGAGGCCACCAGGACGCAGCTGGAGCACAAGCGCGACTGCGCCAACCAGATCCTCAAGGCCGCCATGGCCATCAACAGCAACGCCTTGGCAGAGATGGACGTCCCCGACTCGTACCACGACTCCCTGCCAAAG AATGGGCGCGCCACGCTTGGCGACATCATATACCGGTACATCACGTCGGAGCAGTTCTCTCCCGACTGCCTCCTCGACTGCCTGGACCTCTCGTCCGAGTACCAGGCCGTGGAGATCGCCAACCGTGTCGAGGCCTCCATCTACGTATGGCGCCGGAGGGGAACCGCCGCCGGCAGGTCGGCGGGCACCAAGTCGTCTTGGGGCATCGTCAAGGAGATGATCATGGACACGGAGAAGCGAGGGGACCTGCTCGCCGAACGAGCCGAGGGCCTGTTGATTTCACTCAAGCAGAGGTTCCCAGGGCTGACGCAGACGAGCTTGGACATGAGCAAGATCCAATACAACAAG GATGTGGGGAAATCGATCCTGGAGAGCTACTCGCGGGTTCTGGAGAGCCTGGCCTCCAACATCATCGCGCGCATCGACGACCTGCTCTACGTGGACGAGCTAACCAAGCAGACCGACCAACCTCCCGCCGGTGCCAAGGTTTCCTCCTGCAAGAACAGCAAGGCTGTCAACGCGCCGTTGCCAGCGTACCCGGTGCCCGTCTCGGGCACGGCGTACGCCACGCCGAGCTTCTCGCCGGCGCAGCTGTCTAGTCCGTCCAAGATCGGGAGGGCGCTGCTGGTCGACAGGCGGGCGCACCACGGCAGGGCCTCCAAAAGGTCCTTGCTGGCAGTGGCAGaccacggcggcggcgcggaggtcaAGGGGATGCTCGTCACCAGCGCCGTGTTCGACGCCCCGTTGGCCACGGAGCTGTGA